A genomic segment from Panulirus ornatus isolate Po-2019 chromosome 7, ASM3632096v1, whole genome shotgun sequence encodes:
- the LOC139749357 gene encoding chitin deacetylase 1-like isoform X1 has protein sequence MLHRVTTLLLAFLVAGCLAAQIDMDPEYYCAGRDEKEFFREDLGDPDQFADEYRAACGLHYRCVPASAGKKSISAQSCQSELFFDVQQQTCEIKSKVKNCQQIDKQHPPQPYWPLQEGEASQCPEGEIQCGSEECLPKSAFCNFIEDCLDGSDENICTPEKDPNRADVCNPSTCLWSQGCFCSVDGTRIPGGLNVDQTPQMITITFSGAVNERNFRIFQEIFKDTAKHKGNDCTVKGTFFISHAFTNYSAVQELHRLGHEIAVNSITNNDDPYYWSNLSPEDYEAEMDGARIIIENFANISSNEILGLRVPKQRVGGNQQFRMMVDWGFLYDSSISAHRGLVPIWPYTLMHRMPHRCLGTDQNCPSQNFTVWEMVINELDRRDDPKFEEKLTGCHYVDQCANIQSPEQLVEFLNNNLQHHLTTNRAPLGLHFTTGYFETRRNFLKAFAEWVKTTASSGDYYFVTMQQVINWMEAPTEITAISNFQEWKGKCEVKGQPYCSLPNPCPKKVPRLFPNEEEMFLYTCMECPNTYPWLGDPQGIGFGSGL, from the exons TGGTGGCAGGATGTTTGGCGGCCCAGATCGACATGGACCCTGAATACTACTGTGCTGGTCGTGATGAGAAGGAGTTCTTCAGAGAGGACCTGGGAGACCCCGATCAATTCGCAGATGAA TATAGGGCAGCATGTGGACTACACTACAGATGCGTCCCGGCATCAGCCGGCAAGAAGTCCATCAGCGCTCAGAGTTGTCAGAGTGAACTGTTCTTCGATGTGCAACAGCAGACCTGTGAGATCAAGTCCAAGGTTAAGAACTGTCAGCAGATCGACA AGCAGCATCCGCCTCAGCCATACTGGCCCCTTCAGGAGGGTGAAGCATCCCAATGCCCAGAGGGAGAAATCCAGTGTGGATCAGAAGAATGTTTACCCAAGTCCGCATTCTGTAACTTCATTGAAGATTGCCTCGATGGTTCGGACGAAAATATCTGTA CTCCAGAGAAGGACCCCAACCGCGCTGATGTGTGCAACCCCAGCACCTGTTTGTGGTCCCAGGGCTGCTTCTGTTCTGTGGATGGCACCCGCATTCCGGGCGGTCTCAACGTGGATCAGACTCCCCAGATGATCACTATCACCTTCTCCGGTGCCGTCAACGAGAGAAACTTCCGTATATTCCAAGAAATCTTCAAAGATACGGCCAAACACAAGGGCAATGATTGCACCGTAAAAGGAACTTTCTTTATCTCCCACGCCTTCACCAACTATTCAGCTGTCCAGGAGCTCCATCGCTTAGGCCACGAGATCGCAGTCAACTCCATCACTAATAATGATGATCCATACTACTGGAGCAACCTGAGTCCGGAGGATTATGAGGCCGAGATGGACGGTGCTCGTATCATTATTGAGAACTTCGCAAACATTTCTTCGAACGAAATCCTTGGTCTGCGCGTCCCCAAGCAGCGAGTTGGTGGCAATCAACAATTCCGAATGATGGTTGACTGGGGTTTCCTTTATGATTCGTCTATCTCTGCCCACAGGGGCCTCGTGCCAATCTGGCCCTACACTCTCATGCATCGGATGCCACACAGGTGTCTGGGTACCGACCAGAACTGCCCATCTCAGAACTTCACCGTCTGGGAAATGGTAATCAACGAGTTGGACCGACGTGATGATCCTAAGTTTGAAGAGAAACTCACAGGTTGTCACTATGTGGACCAGTGCGCTAACATTCAGAGCCCTGAGCAGTTAGTAGAATTCCTCAATAACAACCTTCAGCATCACTTAACGACGAATCGCGCCCCTCTTGGCCTTCACTTCACCACAGGCTATTTTGAGACACGCCGGAACTTCTTAAAAGCGTTCGCTGAATGGGTGAAGACTACGGCCAGCTCCGGAGACTACTATTTTGTCACCATGCAGCAAGTTATTAATTGGATGGAAGCTCCTACTGAGATCACAGCAATAAGCAACTTCCAAGAATGGAAGGGCAAGTGCGAGGTAAAGGGTCAGCCCTACTGCTCACTGCCTAACCCCTGTCCCAAAAAAGTACCCCGTCTCTTCCCAAATGAAGAGGAAATGTTCCTCTACACTTGCATGGAGTGTCCCAACACCTATCCTTGGCTGGGTGATCCACAAGGTATTGGTTTCGGGAGCGGTCTCTAA